From one Pan troglodytes isolate AG18354 chromosome 13, NHGRI_mPanTro3-v2.0_pri, whole genome shotgun sequence genomic stretch:
- the TBR1 gene encoding T-box brain protein 1 isoform X1, whose protein sequence is MQLEHCLSPSIMLSKKFLNVSSSYPHSGGSELVLHDHPIISTTDNLERSSPLKKITRGMTNQSDTDNFPDSKDSPGDVQRSKLSPVLDGVSELRHSFDGSAADRYLLSQSSQPQSAATAPSAMFPYPGQHGPAHPAFSIGSPSRYMAHHPVITNGAYNSLLSNSSPQGYPTAGYPYPQQYGHSYQGAPFYQFSSTQPGLVPGKAQVYLCNRPLWLKFHRHQTEMIITKQGRRMFPFLSFNISGLDPTAHYNIFVDVILADPNHWRFQGGKWVPCGKADTNVQGNRVYMHPDSPNTGAHWMRQEISFGKLKLTNNKGASNNNGQMVVLQSLHKYQPRLHVVEVNEDGTEDTSQPGRVQTFTFPETQFIAVTAYQNTDITQLKIDHNPFAKGFRDNYDTIYTGCDMDRLTPSPNDSPRSQIVPGARYAMAGSFLQDQFVSNYAKARFHPGAGAGPGPGTDRSVPHTNGLLSPQQAEDPGAPSPQRWFVTPANNRLDFAASAYDTATDFAGNAATLLSYAAAGVKALPLQAAGCTGRPLGYYADPSGWGARSPPQYCGTKSGSVLPCWPNSAAAAARMAGANPYLGEEAEGLAAERSPLPPGAAEDAKPKDLSDSSWIETPSSIKSIDSSDSGIYEQAKRRRISPADTPVSESSSPLKSEVLAQRDCEKNCAKDISGYYGFYSHS, encoded by the exons ATGCAGCTGGAGCACTGCCTTTCTCCTTCTATCATGCTCTCCAAGAAATTTCTCAATGTGAGCAGCAGCTACCCACATTCAGGCGGATCCGAGCTTGTCTTGCACGATCATCCCATTATCTCGACCACTGACAACCTGGAGAGAAGTTcacctttgaaaaaaattaccagGGGGATGACGAATCAGTCAGATACAGACAATTTTCCTGACTCCAAGGACTCACCAGGGGACGTCCAGAGAAGTAAACTCTCTCCTGTCTTGGACGGGGTCTCTGAGCTTCGTCACAGTTTCGATGGCTCTGCTGCAGATCGCTACCTCCTCTCTCAGTCCAGCCAGCCACAGTCTGCGGCCACTGCTCCCAGTGCCATGTTCCCGTACCCCGGCCAGCACGGACCGGCGCACCCCGCCTTCTCCATCGGCAGCCCTAGCCGCTACATGGCCCACCACCCGGTCATCACCAACGGAGCCTACAACAGCCTCCTGTCCAACTCCTCGCCGCAGGGATACCCCACGGCCGGCTACCCCTACCCACAGCAGTACGGCCACTCCTACCAAGGAGCTCCGTTCTACCAGTTCTCCTCCACCCAGCCGGGGCTGGTGCCCGGCAAAGCACAGGTGTACCTGTGCAACAGGCCCCTTTGGCTGAAATTTCACCGGCACCAAACGGAGATGATCATCACCAAACAGGGAAG GcgcatgtttccttttttaagttTTAACATTTCTGGTCTCGATCCCACGGCTCATTACAATATTTTTGTGGATGTGATTTTGGCGGATCCCAATCACTGGAGGTTTCAAGGAGGCAAATGGGTTCCTTGCGGCAAAGCGGACACCAATGTGCAAG GAAATCGGGTCTATATGCATCCGGATTCCCCCAACACTGGGGCTCACTGGATGCGCCAAGAAATctcttttggaaaattaaaacTTACGAACAACAAAGGAGCTTCAAATAACAATGGGCAG ATGGTGGTTTTACAGTCCTTGCACAAGTACCAGCCCCGCCTGCATGTGGTGGAAGTGAACGAGGACGGCACGGAGGACACTAGCCAGCCCGGCCGCGTGCAGACGTTCACTTTCCCTGAGACTCAGTTCATCGCCGTCACCGCCTACCAGAACACCGAT atTACACAACTGAAAATAGATCACAACCCTTTTGCAAAAGGATTTCGGGATAATTATGACAC GATCTACACCGGCTGTGACATGGACCGCCTGACCCCCTCGCCCAACGACTCGCCGCGCTCGCAGATCGTGCCCGGGGCCCGCTACGCCATGGCCGGCTCTTTCCTGCAGGACCAGTTCGTGAGCAACTACGCCAAGGCCCGCTTCCACCCGGGCGCGGGCGCGGGCCCCGGGCCGGGTACGGACCGCAGCGTCCCGCACACCAACGGGCTGCTGTCGCCGCAGCAGGCCGAGGACCCGGGCGCGCCCTCGCCGCAACGCTGGTTTGTGACGCCGGCCAACAACCGGCTGGACTTCGCGGCCTCGGCCTATGACACGGCCACGGACTTCGCGGGCAACGCGGCCACGCTGCTCTCTTACGCGGCGGCGGGCGTGAAGGCGCTGCCGCTGCAGGCTGCAGGCTGCACTGGCCGCCCGCTCGGCTACTACGCCGACCCGTCGGGCTGGGGCGCCCGCAGCCCCCCGCAGTACTGCGGTACCAAGTCGGGCTCGGTGCTGCCCTGCTGGCCCAACAGCGCCGCGGCCGCCGCGCGCATGGCCGGCGCCAATCCCTACCTGGGCGAGGAGGCCGAGGGCCTGGCCGCCGAGCGCTCGCCGCTGCCGCCCGGCGCCGCCGAGGACGCCAAGCCCAAGGACCTGTCCGATTCCAGCTGGATCGAGACGCCCTCCTCGATCAAGTCCATCGACTCCAGCGACTCGGGGATTTACGAGCAGGCCAAGCGGAGGCGGATCTCGCCGGCCGACACGCCCGTGTCCGAGAGTTCGTCCCCGCTCAAGAGCGAGGTGCTGGCCCAGCGGGACTGCGAGAAGAACTGCGCCAAGGACATTAGCGGCTACTATGGCTTCTACTCGCACAGCTAG
- the TBR1 gene encoding T-box brain protein 1 isoform X2 produces the protein MQLEHCLSPSIMLSKKFLNVSSSYPHSGGSELVLHDHPIISTTDNLERSSPLKKITRGMTNQSDTDNFPDSKDSPGDVQRSKLSPVLDGVSELRHSFDGSAADRYLLSQSSQPQSAATAPSAMFPYPGQHGPAHPAFSIGSPSRYMAHHPVITNGAYNSLLSNSSPQGYPTAGYPYPQQYGHSYQGAPFYQFSSTQPGLVPGKAQVYLCNRPLWLKFHRHQTEMIITKQGRRMFPFLSFNISGLDPTAHYNIFVDVILADPNHWRFQGGKWVPCGKADTNVQGNRVYMHPDSPNTGAHWMRQEISFGKLKLTNNKGASNNNGQITQLKIDHNPFAKGFRDNYDTIYTGCDMDRLTPSPNDSPRSQIVPGARYAMAGSFLQDQFVSNYAKARFHPGAGAGPGPGTDRSVPHTNGLLSPQQAEDPGAPSPQRWFVTPANNRLDFAASAYDTATDFAGNAATLLSYAAAGVKALPLQAAGCTGRPLGYYADPSGWGARSPPQYCGTKSGSVLPCWPNSAAAAARMAGANPYLGEEAEGLAAERSPLPPGAAEDAKPKDLSDSSWIETPSSIKSIDSSDSGIYEQAKRRRISPADTPVSESSSPLKSEVLAQRDCEKNCAKDISGYYGFYSHS, from the exons ATGCAGCTGGAGCACTGCCTTTCTCCTTCTATCATGCTCTCCAAGAAATTTCTCAATGTGAGCAGCAGCTACCCACATTCAGGCGGATCCGAGCTTGTCTTGCACGATCATCCCATTATCTCGACCACTGACAACCTGGAGAGAAGTTcacctttgaaaaaaattaccagGGGGATGACGAATCAGTCAGATACAGACAATTTTCCTGACTCCAAGGACTCACCAGGGGACGTCCAGAGAAGTAAACTCTCTCCTGTCTTGGACGGGGTCTCTGAGCTTCGTCACAGTTTCGATGGCTCTGCTGCAGATCGCTACCTCCTCTCTCAGTCCAGCCAGCCACAGTCTGCGGCCACTGCTCCCAGTGCCATGTTCCCGTACCCCGGCCAGCACGGACCGGCGCACCCCGCCTTCTCCATCGGCAGCCCTAGCCGCTACATGGCCCACCACCCGGTCATCACCAACGGAGCCTACAACAGCCTCCTGTCCAACTCCTCGCCGCAGGGATACCCCACGGCCGGCTACCCCTACCCACAGCAGTACGGCCACTCCTACCAAGGAGCTCCGTTCTACCAGTTCTCCTCCACCCAGCCGGGGCTGGTGCCCGGCAAAGCACAGGTGTACCTGTGCAACAGGCCCCTTTGGCTGAAATTTCACCGGCACCAAACGGAGATGATCATCACCAAACAGGGAAG GcgcatgtttccttttttaagttTTAACATTTCTGGTCTCGATCCCACGGCTCATTACAATATTTTTGTGGATGTGATTTTGGCGGATCCCAATCACTGGAGGTTTCAAGGAGGCAAATGGGTTCCTTGCGGCAAAGCGGACACCAATGTGCAAG GAAATCGGGTCTATATGCATCCGGATTCCCCCAACACTGGGGCTCACTGGATGCGCCAAGAAATctcttttggaaaattaaaacTTACGAACAACAAAGGAGCTTCAAATAACAATGGGCAG atTACACAACTGAAAATAGATCACAACCCTTTTGCAAAAGGATTTCGGGATAATTATGACAC GATCTACACCGGCTGTGACATGGACCGCCTGACCCCCTCGCCCAACGACTCGCCGCGCTCGCAGATCGTGCCCGGGGCCCGCTACGCCATGGCCGGCTCTTTCCTGCAGGACCAGTTCGTGAGCAACTACGCCAAGGCCCGCTTCCACCCGGGCGCGGGCGCGGGCCCCGGGCCGGGTACGGACCGCAGCGTCCCGCACACCAACGGGCTGCTGTCGCCGCAGCAGGCCGAGGACCCGGGCGCGCCCTCGCCGCAACGCTGGTTTGTGACGCCGGCCAACAACCGGCTGGACTTCGCGGCCTCGGCCTATGACACGGCCACGGACTTCGCGGGCAACGCGGCCACGCTGCTCTCTTACGCGGCGGCGGGCGTGAAGGCGCTGCCGCTGCAGGCTGCAGGCTGCACTGGCCGCCCGCTCGGCTACTACGCCGACCCGTCGGGCTGGGGCGCCCGCAGCCCCCCGCAGTACTGCGGTACCAAGTCGGGCTCGGTGCTGCCCTGCTGGCCCAACAGCGCCGCGGCCGCCGCGCGCATGGCCGGCGCCAATCCCTACCTGGGCGAGGAGGCCGAGGGCCTGGCCGCCGAGCGCTCGCCGCTGCCGCCCGGCGCCGCCGAGGACGCCAAGCCCAAGGACCTGTCCGATTCCAGCTGGATCGAGACGCCCTCCTCGATCAAGTCCATCGACTCCAGCGACTCGGGGATTTACGAGCAGGCCAAGCGGAGGCGGATCTCGCCGGCCGACACGCCCGTGTCCGAGAGTTCGTCCCCGCTCAAGAGCGAGGTGCTGGCCCAGCGGGACTGCGAGAAGAACTGCGCCAAGGACATTAGCGGCTACTATGGCTTCTACTCGCACAGCTAG